A stretch of Aureispira sp. CCB-E DNA encodes these proteins:
- a CDS encoding TonB-dependent receptor: MKRQLYWLLSIVLIMMSSAVLGQGTIKGILIDSVENEPMLGAEIRINDKEGNFVTGGSSDVIEGAYQISVPAGTYDLTCSYMGYATYQKEITIKDGQTLELNINMTEEVNVLKVVTKTASRFETSVGKSSISIDVVKPDLVDNTNATKVDEVVDKVPGVSVVDGQANIRGGSGFSYGAGSRVLLLVDDLPLLTGDAGQPNWRDIPVENISQIEVVKGAASALYGSSALNGIINIRTAYAKNKPFTKVSVFQTSFLDPARAETAWWNRDSIEVWDAGSNDPNDPDTISPQLLSGRNGYRKPIELGVQFAHRRKFGKYDLTLGGNYFYQDSYRAGSYERKFRINANNRYRFSTKVNAGINLNFNYGQSSSFFLWNNTGKYLAGFAGSNDAGHIYEPLAGSITESTILRFNVDPFLTAYDNKDGRHRLQTRYYYVNNQNGQDQSNLSHLAYGEYQYQRKFKVESSFFGDFKLVAGAVGTYTFSRSQLFGNADYNIYNAGAYIQGEQGLIKGENSDNTKLNITFGVRWEVFNIESPDSIQVDARNDQLVKNPEPNSIDSTGVPRPRFRIGLNYELTPFTFLRASWGEGYRYPTIAERYITTQVGSGSNRLTILANPQLRPESGWSAEIGIKQGFKIGNWKGFVDLSGFWTEYQDMMEFTFGGGDPTATSASNIFFQSINVDDTRIRGFELSLMGTGNVGPVSFNVLAGYTFIAPEFQNWDTDTVIQTLSTSNYNVLKYRNVHNVKFDIEAFFLKDKALSVGFTMNYNSRMENIDKAFEDIIYNVPGNDDIFGIAYYRENFNSGEFLNLGARIGYRYAFKNKDDKEVAAVKLSLVGKNLLNQEYMIRPALVDAPANITVRLDVEF, encoded by the coding sequence ATGAAAAGACAACTATACTGGCTGCTGAGCATAGTCCTAATAATGATGAGTTCTGCTGTTTTAGGACAAGGAACCATCAAGGGAATTTTGATAGATTCGGTCGAAAATGAACCTATGCTAGGAGCTGAAATTCGCATCAATGATAAAGAGGGCAATTTTGTAACTGGAGGTTCTTCTGATGTTATAGAAGGAGCTTATCAAATATCTGTTCCTGCAGGTACTTACGATTTGACCTGTAGCTATATGGGATATGCTACGTATCAAAAAGAAATCACCATCAAAGATGGTCAGACATTGGAACTAAACATCAATATGACCGAAGAGGTCAATGTATTGAAAGTCGTCACCAAAACTGCCTCTAGATTTGAAACCTCTGTTGGTAAATCATCGATTTCTATTGATGTCGTAAAACCTGATTTGGTAGATAATACAAACGCCACAAAAGTAGATGAAGTCGTAGACAAAGTCCCTGGAGTGTCTGTTGTAGATGGGCAAGCCAATATTCGAGGTGGATCTGGTTTTTCTTATGGTGCAGGAAGTCGTGTTTTGTTGTTAGTTGATGACCTTCCCTTGCTAACAGGAGATGCCGGACAACCCAACTGGCGTGATATTCCAGTTGAAAACATTTCTCAGATTGAAGTTGTTAAAGGAGCTGCTTCTGCCTTGTATGGTTCCTCTGCTTTGAATGGAATTATTAATATCCGTACCGCCTACGCCAAAAACAAACCATTTACCAAAGTTTCGGTATTTCAAACGTCTTTTTTAGATCCTGCTCGTGCTGAAACGGCTTGGTGGAACAGAGATTCCATAGAAGTTTGGGATGCTGGCAGCAATGATCCAAACGATCCTGACACCATTAGCCCTCAACTTTTATCTGGTCGCAATGGTTATAGAAAGCCAATTGAATTGGGTGTGCAATTTGCTCATAGACGCAAATTTGGAAAGTATGACTTAACTTTAGGTGGGAATTATTTTTATCAAGATTCTTATCGTGCAGGATCTTACGAACGAAAGTTTCGTATCAATGCCAATAACAGATATCGTTTTAGCACTAAAGTTAATGCGGGGATCAACTTGAATTTTAACTATGGTCAATCTTCTAGCTTTTTCTTATGGAATAATACTGGAAAATACTTAGCAGGTTTTGCAGGTTCTAATGACGCGGGGCATATTTACGAGCCTTTGGCAGGAAGTATTACGGAATCTACTATTCTGCGATTTAACGTTGATCCATTTTTGACGGCTTATGACAACAAAGACGGTCGCCATAGATTGCAAACTCGTTATTACTATGTCAACAACCAAAATGGTCAAGATCAATCTAACTTATCGCATTTGGCTTATGGGGAGTATCAATATCAACGAAAATTTAAAGTAGAATCTTCTTTCTTTGGGGATTTTAAATTGGTAGCTGGGGCTGTTGGTACTTATACTTTCTCTCGTTCCCAACTATTTGGGAATGCTGATTACAATATTTATAATGCAGGCGCTTACATTCAAGGAGAGCAAGGCTTGATTAAAGGTGAGAATTCAGATAATACCAAACTGAATATCACATTTGGAGTACGTTGGGAAGTATTCAATATCGAAAGCCCTGACTCTATTCAAGTAGATGCTAGAAATGATCAGCTGGTTAAAAATCCAGAGCCAAATTCTATTGATAGCACTGGCGTTCCTAGACCTCGTTTTCGCATAGGTTTAAATTATGAGTTAACTCCCTTTACTTTTCTTAGAGCATCTTGGGGCGAAGGTTATCGTTACCCAACAATTGCAGAGCGATACATTACGACCCAAGTTGGTAGTGGCTCTAACCGTTTAACTATCTTAGCCAATCCTCAATTGCGCCCTGAATCAGGTTGGTCTGCTGAAATTGGAATTAAACAAGGGTTTAAAATTGGCAATTGGAAAGGTTTTGTCGATTTATCAGGATTCTGGACAGAGTATCAAGATATGATGGAATTCACTTTTGGTGGTGGTGATCCTACTGCAACTAGTGCTAGTAATATTTTCTTTCAATCCATCAATGTGGACGATACAAGAATTAGAGGTTTTGAGCTCAGTCTGATGGGAACAGGTAATGTTGGTCCTGTTAGCTTTAATGTATTGGCGGGATATACCTTTATTGCCCCTGAATTCCAAAACTGGGATACGGATACAGTAATCCAAACTCTTTCTACTTCTAATTACAACGTTCTAAAATATCGCAATGTCCACAATGTAAAATTTGATATTGAAGCCTTTTTCTTAAAAGACAAAGCTTTATCAGTTGGTTTTACAATGAACTACAACAGTAGAATGGAAAATATTGACAAGGCATTTGAAGATATTATTTATAATGTCCCTGGCAATGACGATATTTTTGGAATTGCTTATTATAGAGAGAATTTTAACAGTGGAGAGTTTTTGAATTTAGGTGCTCGAATAGGATACCGCTATGCGTTCAAAAACAAGGATGATAAAGAGGTTGCAGCCGTCAA
- a CDS encoding T9SS type A sorting domain-containing protein, with protein MKKLATLFAACLMTVSAVNAQTCCTPSTTAPEITTGFYTTSQIGGNVNTPAPTLTTNASSDLPTVEYIITKRNTPALDDTGAPDTTGGGGDVIIGADTDGIFMPDNMGRYGVTLHPGDTFDLTAVGYDLPRIKELADSLLNGYSPGSGPCCGLFGVMAIVLNEPAIAGFCDSVNNAGIYNSTQIHGMNEVLVIFDVFAKGQTSIGTLVSTLGLINSNGTQISQDCGGTGANNFLSYGINRNAKYGYDREGTIAVQELSDVSLFMLYPNPANKDAVNIYFTTKKEVDLTINLFDALGQRVHSQVLGNVSGDFNTTIPVQNLAAGMYYVELTDGHSNQLLKVVVE; from the coding sequence ATGAAAAAATTAGCTACATTATTCGCAGCTTGTTTGATGACAGTTTCTGCTGTTAATGCCCAAACTTGCTGTACCCCATCAACTACTGCTCCTGAAATTACAACTGGTTTTTACACGACTAGCCAAATTGGTGGTAATGTAAATACTCCAGCACCTACGCTGACTACCAATGCTTCTTCAGACTTACCTACTGTAGAATACATCATTACCAAAAGAAACACACCAGCTTTGGACGATACAGGTGCCCCAGATACTACTGGAGGAGGTGGTGATGTGATTATTGGAGCAGATACTGACGGTATTTTTATGCCAGATAATATGGGACGTTATGGAGTTACGTTGCATCCTGGAGATACCTTTGATTTGACAGCTGTTGGATACGATTTGCCAAGAATCAAAGAGTTGGCAGATTCTTTATTAAACGGTTACTCTCCTGGGTCAGGTCCTTGTTGTGGTTTGTTTGGTGTAATGGCTATTGTTTTGAACGAACCAGCAATTGCAGGTTTCTGTGACAGTGTTAATAACGCAGGTATTTACAATTCAACTCAAATTCACGGGATGAATGAAGTATTAGTTATTTTTGATGTATTTGCTAAAGGACAAACTTCTATAGGTACTTTAGTATCTACATTAGGCTTAATTAATAGCAATGGTACTCAAATTTCTCAAGATTGTGGAGGGACAGGAGCGAACAACTTCTTGTCTTATGGTATCAATAGAAATGCTAAATATGGTTATGACAGAGAAGGAACGATTGCCGTTCAAGAGTTGAGTGATGTTTCTTTGTTTATGTTATATCCAAACCCAGCTAACAAAGATGCTGTAAATATTTACTTCACAACTAAGAAAGAAGTTGATTTAACAATCAACCTATTTGATGCTTTAGGGCAACGCGTACACAGCCAAGTATTGGGGAATGTTTCTGGAGATTTTAATACAACAATTCCAGTTCAAAACCTAGCAGCAGGAATGTACTATGTTGAATTAACAGATGGTCATAGCAATCAATTACTTAAAGTTGTTGTAGAGTAA
- a CDS encoding T9SS type A sorting domain-containing protein, with protein MKTINLLQTFVLFLNLSTFAIAQNKCCSISTVAPEINTTTSGTSIDLNQMTVTPTLTVNASPDLPNVEYIITKKGVAALDSQGQPSSIGGGGDVIIGTDVDGVFIPANQTRYNIALAAGDMFDVMAIGYDLALIQELTDSLLNGSNGNGQPCCNMFSLMAIVLSEPALAGFCDTLNNAGIYSGADVTSFEDVLTVFSPFVEDQFSVEAIVYVFDLINGNGTYISPECGGTASNDFVPYGLNGGERYTYHATTTVLANTCCSSATVAPELNPGLHGTLIATNENTPSPVLAVNASPDLPTVEYLITKRNEAALDALGQPDTTQGGGDVVIGADEDGIFMPMDKTRHGVTLVVGDTFDITAIGYDLSVWQTLVDSILNGMQNGQPCCDLFSLLATASNKPYLAGFCDSIANLGISGAGDLNNMEELLPIFEELNNTQISLNSLVATFELLNNNGTYISPDCGGTGSNNFIPYGIHLEKQYAYVVDNPLVVEKLSEVSLFMLYPNPANTDALNVYFTTKEVVDLTINLFDALGQRVHSQVLGNVSGDFNTTIPVHNLASGMYYVELTDGRNNQLLKVIVE; from the coding sequence ATGAAAACGATTAACCTTTTGCAGACCTTCGTACTTTTCCTAAACCTGAGTACTTTTGCAATCGCACAAAACAAGTGTTGCTCCATCTCAACGGTAGCACCTGAAATTAATACAACAACATCAGGTACTTCCATCGATTTGAACCAAATGACAGTTACGCCAACATTGACTGTTAATGCTTCGCCAGATTTACCAAATGTAGAATATATTATTACGAAGAAAGGAGTAGCAGCTTTAGACAGTCAAGGGCAGCCAAGTTCCATTGGCGGTGGTGGTGATGTTATTATTGGGACAGACGTGGATGGTGTTTTTATACCCGCCAATCAAACTCGTTACAATATTGCACTAGCTGCTGGAGATATGTTTGATGTAATGGCAATCGGCTATGATTTGGCTTTGATCCAAGAATTGACCGATTCATTACTAAATGGTAGTAATGGTAATGGGCAACCTTGTTGCAATATGTTTAGTCTTATGGCTATCGTTCTGAGTGAGCCAGCTTTAGCAGGTTTCTGTGATACATTGAATAATGCAGGAATTTACTCAGGTGCAGATGTAACTAGCTTTGAAGATGTATTGACTGTTTTTAGTCCTTTTGTTGAAGATCAATTTTCTGTAGAAGCCATCGTTTATGTGTTTGACTTAATTAATGGAAATGGAACCTATATTTCTCCTGAATGTGGTGGAACAGCGAGTAATGACTTTGTTCCTTATGGCTTGAATGGTGGAGAACGATATACGTATCATGCAACAACGACAGTGCTTGCTAATACCTGTTGTTCTAGTGCAACCGTTGCCCCTGAACTAAATCCAGGATTACACGGAACACTTATTGCAACCAATGAGAATACACCTAGCCCAGTTCTAGCTGTTAATGCTTCGCCAGATTTGCCAACAGTAGAGTATTTAATCACAAAAAGAAATGAGGCAGCATTAGATGCATTAGGGCAACCAGATACGACCCAAGGTGGTGGAGATGTTGTTATAGGAGCAGATGAAGATGGTATTTTTATGCCCATGGATAAAACACGTCATGGAGTAACACTTGTAGTGGGAGATACATTTGATATAACTGCAATTGGTTATGACTTAAGTGTTTGGCAGACGCTAGTCGATTCTATTTTAAATGGAATGCAAAATGGGCAACCTTGTTGTGATTTATTTTCACTTTTGGCAACAGCTTCAAACAAACCTTATCTAGCAGGTTTTTGTGATAGCATTGCTAATCTAGGAATTTCAGGTGCAGGAGATCTTAACAATATGGAAGAATTGCTGCCTATTTTTGAAGAACTGAATAATACTCAAATTTCTTTGAATTCATTAGTAGCTACTTTTGAGTTACTAAACAATAATGGAACCTATATTTCTCCTGATTGTGGAGGAACGGGTAGTAATAATTTTATTCCTTATGGTATTCACTTGGAAAAGCAATATGCTTATGTTGTTGATAATCCTTTGGTAGTGGAAAAGTTGAGTGAAGTCTCTTTGTTTATGTTATACCCAAATCCAGCCAATACTGATGCATTAAATGTTTATTTTACAACCAAAGAAGTAGTTGATTTGACGATTAATCTATTTGATGCTTTGGGACAACGTGTACACAGCCAAGTATTAGGGAATGTTTCGGGTGATTTTAACACCACAATTCCAGTTCATAATCTTGCGTCAGGAATGTACTATGTAGAGTTGACAGACGGACGAAATAATCAATTACTTAAGGTGATTGTTGAGTAA
- a CDS encoding T9SS type A sorting domain-containing protein, translating into MKNNNLFLTLLSLLCLGWLNEANAQCPNCTIVLPAGIPADTILVDSLPAAYKNAYYEESMSYRLPYTTDPLAAVAPPGTNVPLGVNIDDFTILSVTGLPPGLAWVGDRPTPMVYDEAPPQTRDGCITLCGTPGAAGTFIVNVNLGIRIAGFVVPSPPIPLEFIVFPDTNASFTLDTAAGCAPFGAVINNLVPSNGNPGFSYSWDFGNGMTSTLENPDTVWYDFNITRDTTVAITQQVIIDTFPYLLESIVVASDPGNSCNDDVGFPPLVISGAPDMYIIMIGNGDTVNTDPNFALIGNTQNNEYPRDTMVFPGPIELANGQTYSLEIWDDDSALGPLDNDDPCGSGPVTLGAFLGAGTHTLTTGSMTIEVTISHYIDTINYVDSVMVQYCNVSVDQIKQVDRSLTVYPNPTSEAVNVQFQLNGVNKDVDLVVSDVLGKTVYAQQMKNFTGTFNQPIDLSRQANGVYILQLRVGSDVVSRKIVLQK; encoded by the coding sequence ATGAAGAACAACAACTTGTTTTTGACTTTGTTGTCATTATTGTGTTTGGGATGGCTGAATGAAGCAAACGCACAATGTCCAAATTGTACCATTGTTTTACCTGCGGGAATTCCAGCGGATACAATTTTAGTTGATTCATTGCCTGCGGCATATAAAAATGCTTACTACGAGGAGTCAATGAGTTATCGTTTGCCTTATACAACAGATCCTTTAGCGGCTGTGGCTCCTCCTGGTACAAACGTGCCTCTTGGTGTGAATATTGATGATTTCACAATCCTTAGTGTAACGGGACTACCTCCAGGTTTGGCATGGGTAGGAGATCGCCCAACTCCAATGGTTTATGATGAAGCGCCTCCTCAAACTAGAGATGGATGTATTACGCTTTGTGGTACACCAGGTGCGGCAGGAACATTTATTGTTAATGTAAACTTGGGAATTCGAATCGCTGGCTTTGTTGTGCCTTCGCCTCCAATTCCATTAGAATTTATCGTGTTTCCTGATACAAACGCTTCTTTTACACTAGATACAGCAGCAGGTTGTGCTCCTTTTGGAGCAGTCATTAATAACTTAGTGCCTAGTAATGGGAACCCTGGGTTTTCTTATTCATGGGACTTTGGAAATGGAATGACATCTACTTTGGAGAATCCAGATACAGTATGGTATGATTTTAACATCACAAGAGATACTACTGTAGCAATTACACAACAAGTTATCATTGATACATTTCCTTATTTGTTAGAATCTATTGTTGTTGCTTCAGATCCTGGAAATAGTTGTAACGATGATGTTGGCTTTCCTCCCTTGGTTATTTCAGGAGCACCAGATATGTATATCATCATGATAGGTAATGGTGATACTGTTAATACAGACCCTAACTTTGCTCTAATTGGAAATACTCAGAACAATGAATACCCAAGAGATACAATGGTATTTCCTGGCCCAATTGAATTGGCAAATGGACAAACCTACAGTTTGGAAATTTGGGATGATGACAGTGCTTTGGGACCATTAGATAATGATGATCCTTGTGGAAGCGGTCCGGTTACCTTAGGCGCTTTTCTTGGAGCAGGTACACATACCTTGACGACTGGTTCAATGACAATAGAAGTAACCATATCTCATTATATTGATACAATTAATTACGTGGATAGCGTAATGGTGCAATATTGTAATGTAAGCGTTGATCAAATCAAGCAGGTTGATCGTTCTTTGACAGTTTATCCGAACCCTACATCAGAGGCTGTTAATGTTCAGTTTCAGTTGAATGGAGTGAACAAAGATGTAGATTTAGTTGTTAGTGATGTACTAGGAAAAACGGTCTATGCACAGCAAATGAAAAACTTTACAGGAACTTTTAATCAACCAATTGATTTGAGCCGACAAGCTAATGGGGTTTATATATTACAATTGCGTGTAGGAAGTGATGTCGTTTCTAGAAAGATAGTTCTTCAAAAATAA
- a CDS encoding DUF1571 domain-containing protein — protein MKVHLTAFLLSFCFLGSAVAQDPVEIIDKMRAAIKKMNKSSFVLHSKERFGDKYVYKKMKFHIQESPRKVYMKDLDKGVELLYVDGWNNNKGYINPNGFPWINVSLSIYDSKVVAENHHTVDDAGMGFVNILLDGFESTARKAGKSRSALYAYKGEVTYDGKTCYKLYIYPPTEFKYISYTTDRDQNLMQLSRRIVASDFLIKERNKISYAKTIKKGTTLSVPSNYAKKVIVYIDKKTYMPIVQMLYDEKGLFEKYEYKNITAYPKFASNEFTTDCSSYGF, from the coding sequence ATGAAAGTACACTTAACTGCCTTTTTGCTCTCTTTTTGTTTTCTTGGCTCAGCAGTAGCGCAAGATCCTGTAGAGATTATTGATAAAATGCGTGCTGCTATAAAAAAAATGAATAAATCATCTTTTGTATTACATTCCAAAGAACGATTTGGAGATAAGTATGTCTACAAGAAAATGAAATTTCATATACAAGAAAGCCCACGAAAAGTATACATGAAAGATTTGGATAAAGGGGTTGAACTATTGTATGTTGATGGTTGGAATAATAACAAGGGGTACATCAATCCGAATGGTTTTCCTTGGATTAATGTGAGTTTGAGTATTTATGATTCCAAAGTGGTCGCAGAGAATCACCACACGGTTGATGATGCAGGAATGGGATTTGTTAATATACTATTGGATGGATTTGAGTCAACAGCTAGAAAAGCAGGCAAGTCTAGAAGTGCTTTGTATGCTTACAAAGGAGAGGTTACTTATGATGGTAAAACCTGTTACAAATTGTATATTTATCCGCCAACAGAATTTAAGTATATTTCCTACACTACCGACAGAGATCAAAATCTAATGCAGCTTTCTAGAAGAATTGTTGCTTCTGATTTTTTGATCAAAGAGAGAAACAAGATATCTTATGCTAAAACAATAAAAAAAGGGACGACTTTAAGTGTACCGAGTAATTATGCAAAAAAGGTAATTGTTTATATCGACAAAAAAACTTACATGCCGATTGTGCAAATGTTGTATGATGAGAAAGGTTTATTTGAAAAATACGAATATAAAAATATAACGGCTTACCCTAAATTTGCCAGCAACGAATTTACAACAGATTGTTCTAGCTACGGTTTTTAA
- a CDS encoding aldehyde dehydrogenase, with protein sequence MDTTTETNTNLTAAKVQTILQAQRDFFASNATKDLTFRKEQLEKLKKMIVDNETAIIDALHKDLRKHEFEAYATEIGFVLVDINEAIKKMKSWAKPRKVKTPPFHYIASSYTKADPYGNVLIIAPWNYPVQLLLAPLVGAIVAGNTAILKPSEYAMHTSRLLTKLINSTFDAQYIKMIEGAVPETQLLLEQKFDFIFFTGSTNVGKIVYQAAAKHLTPVALELGGKSPCIVDTDIHLDYTAKRIVWGKFINMGQTCIAPDYLLVDHKIKDALIAKMKFYIHEFFGENPQESEALGRIINENHFDRLSSYLNDGDVIEGGQTDRADKYIAPTLMENVGLETGVMQDEIFGPILPIIEYGNLREAIDFVNDKSKPLALYIFSKNDKKIDRILEETSAGGVTINDTLMHIANGHLPFGGVGDSGIGAYHGQHSFDLFSHQKAVLHRSFLIEEPIRYAPYKLSLKWIKKIMDWAL encoded by the coding sequence ATGGATACAACAACAGAAACCAATACTAATTTAACAGCTGCAAAAGTGCAAACTATCTTGCAAGCTCAACGAGATTTTTTTGCTAGTAATGCTACCAAAGATTTAACGTTTAGAAAGGAGCAATTAGAAAAGTTAAAGAAAATGATTGTAGATAATGAAACTGCAATCATAGATGCTTTACACAAGGATTTAAGAAAACACGAGTTTGAGGCTTATGCTACTGAGATCGGATTTGTTTTGGTAGATATCAATGAGGCTATAAAAAAAATGAAATCTTGGGCTAAACCAAGAAAGGTGAAAACACCACCATTCCATTATATAGCAAGTAGCTATACAAAAGCAGACCCGTATGGCAATGTCTTGATAATAGCTCCATGGAATTATCCTGTTCAGTTGCTATTAGCTCCTTTAGTAGGGGCTATTGTAGCTGGTAATACAGCAATTTTAAAGCCTTCGGAATATGCCATGCATACATCTCGTTTGTTAACAAAATTGATTAACTCAACGTTCGATGCACAATATATTAAAATGATAGAGGGGGCTGTCCCTGAAACACAGTTGTTGCTAGAGCAAAAATTTGATTTTATCTTCTTTACAGGAAGTACTAATGTTGGTAAAATTGTTTATCAAGCAGCTGCAAAGCATTTGACTCCTGTTGCTTTAGAATTGGGAGGAAAAAGCCCTTGTATAGTAGATACCGATATTCATTTAGATTATACTGCCAAAAGAATTGTTTGGGGGAAGTTCATTAATATGGGGCAGACCTGTATTGCACCAGATTATTTGTTGGTAGATCATAAAATTAAGGATGCTCTCATTGCAAAAATGAAGTTTTACATCCATGAGTTTTTTGGTGAAAATCCTCAAGAGAGTGAAGCCTTAGGTCGAATTATTAATGAAAACCACTTTGATCGCTTGAGTAGCTATCTTAATGATGGCGACGTTATCGAGGGAGGTCAAACAGATCGAGCGGATAAGTATATAGCCCCTACCTTGATGGAAAACGTAGGATTAGAAACTGGGGTGATGCAAGATGAAATTTTTGGACCTATATTGCCAATAATTGAATATGGCAATCTACGAGAAGCGATTGATTTTGTTAATGATAAATCTAAACCATTAGCATTGTACATTTTTTCTAAAAATGATAAAAAAATTGATCGAATTTTAGAAGAAACTTCTGCTGGGGGAGTAACTATTAACGATACGTTGATGCATATTGCAAATGGGCATTTGCCATTTGGAGGAGTTGGAGATAGTGGAATAGGAGCATACCATGGGCAACATTCGTTTGACCTATTTTCGCATCAAAAAGCCGTGTTGCATCGCTCTTTCTTAATAGAAGAACCGATTCGCTATGCGCCTTATAAATTAAGTTTGAAATGGATTAAAAAGATTATGGATTGGGCATTATAA
- the fsa gene encoding fructose-6-phosphate aldolase: MKFFVDTANLAQIQEAHDLGILDGVTTNPSLMAKEGISGQEAVLEHYKKICEIVDGDVSAEVIATDFEGIVKEGEALAALHPNIVVKVPMIKDGIKAIKHFSSKGIRTNCTLVFSAGQAILAAKAGATYLSPFIGRVDDISWDGMDLIDQVVHIYNFYGFKTEVLAASIRNPLHIVKCAEIGADVVTCPLSAILALLNHPLTDIGLAKFLADHKKVNG, encoded by the coding sequence ATGAAATTTTTTGTTGATACTGCCAACTTAGCGCAAATTCAAGAAGCACATGACTTAGGTATTTTAGATGGTGTTACAACCAATCCATCTCTGATGGCAAAAGAAGGTATTAGTGGTCAAGAAGCTGTATTAGAGCATTACAAAAAAATCTGCGAAATTGTAGATGGAGATGTTAGTGCAGAAGTTATTGCAACCGACTTTGAAGGTATTGTAAAGGAAGGAGAAGCTTTGGCTGCATTACATCCTAATATTGTTGTTAAAGTTCCAATGATTAAAGATGGAATCAAGGCCATCAAGCATTTTTCTAGCAAAGGTATCCGTACCAACTGTACACTTGTTTTCTCTGCTGGACAAGCTATTTTAGCAGCTAAAGCAGGCGCAACTTACCTGTCTCCTTTTATTGGACGTGTGGATGACATTTCTTGGGATGGTATGGACTTAATCGACCAAGTGGTGCATATTTATAACTTTTATGGATTCAAAACAGAAGTTTTAGCTGCTTCTATTCGTAATCCTCTACATATTGTAAAATGTGCAGAGATTGGAGCGGATGTTGTTACTTGTCCATTAAGTGCTATTTTAGCATTATTGAACCATCCTTTGACAGATATTGGTTTGGCTAAATTCTTAGCAGATCACAAAAAGGTAAATGGCTAA
- a CDS encoding TetR/AcrR family transcriptional regulator, whose product MIEKSKPKKRKKEAIYEAAAQLFREKGYKAASMRDLAERVDLKVSSLYSHIGSKEELLQKICFDNAKLFVEGMNEIECQPITTIEKIKALIALHVDIAVKNPTSVTVFNDEWKHLANEGKDSNLKTFLTLRKDYENRFQQIIIKGIEAGELKNINSNIALYTILTSVRWLHYWYKPTRSIQPELLKKQIANLLLDGVAI is encoded by the coding sequence ATGATCGAAAAGAGCAAACCAAAGAAGCGTAAAAAGGAGGCAATTTATGAGGCAGCCGCACAATTATTTAGAGAAAAAGGCTACAAAGCTGCATCCATGAGAGATTTAGCCGAGCGAGTAGATTTAAAAGTCTCTAGTTTGTACAGCCATATTGGTTCCAAAGAAGAGTTGCTACAAAAGATCTGTTTTGACAATGCTAAGTTGTTCGTTGAAGGGATGAATGAGATTGAATGTCAACCCATCACTACAATAGAAAAAATAAAAGCGTTGATTGCTTTGCACGTTGATATAGCTGTTAAAAATCCTACTTCTGTAACGGTTTTTAATGATGAGTGGAAGCATTTGGCAAATGAAGGGAAAGACTCTAACTTAAAGACTTTTTTAACACTTCGAAAAGATTATGAAAATCGTTTTCAACAAATAATAATTAAAGGGATTGAAGCTGGTGAATTAAAAAATATCAATTCAAACATAGCTTTATATACAATATTAACTTCGGTGCGTTGGTTGCACTATTGGTACAAACCAACTCGAAGTATTCAGCCAGAGTTGTTGAAGAAACAAATAGCCAATTTGCTTTTAGACGGCGTTGCTATTTGA